The following proteins are encoded in a genomic region of Lachnospiraceae bacterium KM106-2:
- a CDS encoding UDP-N-acetylglucosamine 1-carboxyvinyltransferase yields MEQFIIKGGKPLVGEVVIGGAKNAALGILAAAIMCDETVTIDNLPNVRDINVLLKAIEGIGGKVERVAPHAVKITASGISSVNLDDDFIRKIRASYYLLGALLGKYKAAQVALPGGCNIGSRPIDQHIKGFEALGAEVKIDHGMVDARADRLIGSHIYLDVVSVGATINIMLAACLAEGKTIIENAAKEPHIVDVANFLNSMGANIKGAGTDVIRIKGVPRLKGCEYSIIPDQIEAGTFMCAAAATRGNVLIKNVIPKHLEAITAKLVEIGATVEEFDDSVRVIADERLGHTHVKTLPYPGFPTDMQPQISTLLALSNGTSIVTESIFENRFKYVDELARMGTTIKVEGNTAIIEGVDKLTGAVVSAPDLRAGAALVIAGLVADGYTMVDHIQFIERGYEDFELKMQGLGAKMEKIYEADEKAIQKFKLKVG; encoded by the coding sequence ATGGAGCAATTTATTATTAAAGGTGGAAAGCCATTAGTTGGTGAAGTAGTTATCGGTGGTGCAAAAAATGCAGCTCTTGGTATTTTAGCAGCAGCTATTATGTGTGATGAGACTGTTACAATAGATAATCTCCCTAACGTTAGGGATATTAACGTACTTTTGAAAGCAATTGAAGGAATTGGTGGTAAGGTTGAGCGTGTCGCGCCACATGCCGTAAAAATTACTGCTTCTGGAATTTCTTCTGTAAATTTAGATGATGATTTTATTCGTAAAATCAGAGCTTCTTACTATTTATTAGGAGCATTATTAGGAAAATATAAGGCAGCCCAAGTAGCGTTACCTGGTGGATGTAATATTGGTAGCAGACCAATTGATCAACATATTAAGGGATTTGAAGCGCTAGGTGCTGAAGTTAAAATCGATCATGGCATGGTGGATGCTAGAGCTGATCGTTTAATTGGTAGCCATATTTATCTTGATGTAGTTAGTGTTGGTGCTACCATTAATATTATGTTAGCGGCTTGTCTTGCAGAAGGTAAGACAATTATTGAGAATGCAGCAAAAGAACCTCACATCGTTGATGTTGCTAACTTCCTTAACAGTATGGGAGCAAATATCAAAGGTGCTGGTACTGATGTAATCCGCATTAAAGGTGTTCCAAGATTAAAGGGATGTGAATATTCAATTATTCCAGATCAAATCGAAGCTGGTACTTTTATGTGTGCTGCAGCAGCAACAAGAGGTAATGTATTAATTAAGAATGTTATTCCAAAACATTTAGAAGCTATTACAGCAAAGTTAGTTGAAATTGGTGCAACAGTAGAAGAGTTTGATGATTCTGTTCGTGTTATTGCGGATGAAAGACTTGGTCATACTCATGTTAAGACATTACCATATCCAGGTTTCCCAACTGATATGCAGCCACAAATCTCAACATTATTAGCGCTTTCTAATGGTACAAGTATCGTAACAGAAAGTATCTTTGAAAATCGTTTTAAATATGTTGATGAGCTAGCTCGCATGGGTACAACGATTAAAGTTGAAGGAAATACTGCAATTATTGAAGGTGTTGATAAGTTAACAGGTGCAGTTGTTAGTGCTCCAGATTTAAGAGCCGGTGCAGCACTTGTGATTGCTGGATTAGTAGCAGATGGATATACTATGGTAGATCACATTCAATTCATTGAACGTGGATATGAAGATTTTGAATTAAAGATGCAAGGTCTTGGTGCTAAAATGGAAAAAATCTATGAAGCAGACGAGAAAGCAATTCAAAAATTCAAATTAAAAGTTGGTTGA